A genomic segment from Chelonoidis abingdonii isolate Lonesome George chromosome 24, CheloAbing_2.0, whole genome shotgun sequence encodes:
- the MYMK gene encoding protein myomaker, whose amino-acid sequence MGSLVAKLLLPTISSLVFLPTISIAAKRRFHMEAMVYFFTMFFVAIYHACDGPGLSVLCFMRYDILEYFSIYGTALSIWVSLMALAEFDEPKRSTFVMFGVLTIAVRIYHDRWGYGVYSGPIGTAVLVITVKWLQKMKEKRGLYPDKSVYTQQIGPGFCFGALALMLRFFFEEWDYTYVHSFYHCALAMSFVLLLPKVNKKAGNAGNPAKLDCSTLCCCV is encoded by the exons ATGGGTTCCTTAGTTGCCAAGCTTCTTCTCCCAACGATCAGCAGCCTGGTCTTCCTCCCGACCATCAGTATTGCAGCCAAGCGAAGATTCCACATGGAAGCCATGGTTTATTTCTTCACTATGTTCTTTGTTGCG ATTTACCATGCATGTGATGGACCTGGTTTGTCAGTGCTGTGTTTCATGCGATATGATATCCTGGAGTATTTCAGCATCTATGGGACGGCTTTGTCCATTTGGGTATCACTGATGG CTCTGGCAGAGTTCGATGAGCCTAAAAGGTCAACCTTTGTGATGTTCGGCGTGCTCACTATAGCAGTGAGGATTTACCATGATCGATGGGGATATGGCGTCTACTCGGGACCAATCGGGACGGCCGTCCTTGTGATAACCGTGAAATGG CTACAGAAGATGAAAGAGAAGAGAGGCCTCTACCCAGACAAGAGCGTCTACACGCAACAGATAGGCCCAGGCTTCTGCTTTGGGGCGTTAGCACTCATGCTGAGATTCTTCTTTGAG GAGTGGGATTACACCTACGTGCATAGCTTCTACCATTGTGCTTTGGCCATGTCCTTTGTCCTGTTGCTGCCCAAGGTGAACAAGAAGGCAGGGAATGCAGGAAACCCAGCCAAACTGGATTGCTCCACTCTCTGCTGCTGCGTGTGA